The genomic stretch CTTGGCAAGCAACTGCGGTAATGGCTCCTGTGAGACGAGGCAGCGTCGAGGTAAGTCTGAACGGAAATCCGTTCTATCCATTCCCTTGACGCAAGCCGCTATGAAACTATCCAGCGATGAGACGTCGCCACAAGAACGCTGTCAAGAAATCGTCGAGATCCTAGCCAGAGCGATCACTCGTGAATGCCAACTTCGCCGATCCGCGAGCAGACTCTCCCAATCGGAGCAAGCCTCGAACACGCCCCCGAAATGTGTTGACCCAGGGTGACGCCCATGAAAGCGAGCGTCCGTTTAACGCAGGCTGTTAACCGAAACAGTCCAGCAGCGTCGCCATGTTTGGTTCGAATTGAGCGATCGAAGAGTCGGCTTCGCTTCCAAATCATTGCCGGCGAAGGCTCTGCCGAATTTCACAAAACAGTGAATCCGCCACAATTGAGTTGAGTACAAGGAGTTCCCGAGCCGGATGACGACGATGATCGTCATTTAGGTGGATGACGTCCGGCATCGACCCAGAGTGATCGTACTTCAACGACCTGCGGCCCATTTATGCGAAGCGTTCTGATGGTTGCTTCTGCAACTTCGGTCAAGCCGACGACAACGGTTCCATCCACAGACCAATCAAAATGTTCAAGCCAGTTCTCTCGTTGTGGGTGAAACAAGTCCGCTTCATGGCCGGCGTCCGTTATTCCGCGAGTACGGTTTGACTTAAATCGATTGCAAGCAGGACAAGCGAGACAAAGATTCTGATATTCCGTTGATCCGCCAATCGAAATTGGAACAATGTGCTCAATTTCAAACGTCGTGACTGTCAAGGATTCTGCAGTTTGGCAGTACGCACAACAAGAAAAAAAGTCTCTCGAACCCGCCGTCGCAGATCGGCAGGAACATATTCACTCACGATTTTTGATCTTGGTGACTGAGTGTGAAGGCAGCCCGAGCTTTGAGCAGATTTAGTTCGTCGATTTGCTCGATCAGGCAATCAAGCTCTTTGGTCTCTTGCTCGCTCAGCTTTCCGTCGGAGTTTCGAGTTAGCAGATCGTCCAAAAGCGATTGCGACTGAGGTGCAAGCATACCGCTGGCGAGCGCCTTTAAACCCGAGACGCTGACGTTCGGCAATAGCTTCGCTTCATTCGACATGCGTTTCTCCCCGAAAAACTTTGGTTTCGATGATTATACCAAGAAAGATGCCCACGAATCCATACGAAATGGAATACATCGACCCGCAAGGGTGCACGCGCGGTACAAAACGATGAGACTCGTTTAACCACACTCTTTCGCGATAAAAGGCATTTCGTCGCGACTGAGATTTGCCACTTCTTTACCGTTCATCTGCTCCGTTGGAGATCCACGTTCTCTGTTTGCGTTAACCGGCATTTTTGTCACGAAACTGAACGCAACGGGTTTACAGAAAGCTGTTAACCGTGAGATGGATTGATGACGGTTAAGTTCGGACCGCTTTGACCGACCGGAAACGCTGTTTCGTCCGCAATCTCTTGCAGCCCAACGACTTATAGCGATCCACGAAACAGAGAACTTGCTACAAATGAGTTGTGTACGGGGAGCTAAATTGTACAGTAGCGAAATGCTGCTGCCCGCCAGTTAACGCAGAAGGCCGATGCAAACGCATCGGCCTTTTTTCGTTATCGCCCCCATTTTACGGCTCTTTCTGCCCACCGCTAGCCCACCGCGTTCGCTCTCGGCTGATTCGGTGAGACAACCGGAAAGCATCTTTCCGGCCCGCTGCCCCGACACCATCCGCCGAAATCTCTCGGACTCTCTCTGTTAACATGCTCGCTCTGGTTAACGCAAACCGGGCAACAGAGAGAGACATCGAGACTCCCCCAGAACCAGCCGGCGGTGATCGTCAATCCATCACCGAACAAGTCCGCACCGCGACAATCAATCGGAGTTTGGATTTGGATAAAGCGGAGCAGCCAGAATCCGTCAAACGAGTTTAAACATTGGATCTAAATCCATGCCGTACGGACGCTGGCCGAGGCCATTGGCATTAAATCTGCGTTCGATTCCGATTCGATTTCGTTCTCGCAGTCGGTTCCACCATGCGATGGGAATGAAATCCTGCTCGAAGTTATCGAAGCAGGCTTGAGCAAAGTAACCACGAGGCTCATCAACCGTCACCCGTTCAAATGAATCCATGTACTGATTTCATTCCGATGCTTTAGTTAACGCGGCGAATACACCAGCGAGCTCGTCGAAAAGTATCGAACTGATCGACACACCAATTAACGCCCGGAAGCGAGAACTCTCGACCGGGCGCTTTTTCGTTTCTAACCCCGTTTTTTGCAGTGTTTTGCAAGTTCTCGCCGATCTTGAAAACCTCTCGGGGTCGAGGAATCTAATTCGGAGATCGAAACGGAACCGCCCGTTCTCATCCGTTCTACGAATATTTTCGCCCCAAACTCTCAGACTCTCTGATTAACAGCGACAAATAATTAACAGCCCGTTCCCGTTTGAGCGAGCAAAAGAGAACCGCTGAAAAACAAACGTCCTCTCTGAGTCAGCCCCATCCCGCTATTGCGGTTATCAATTGGTGTAATTGTGCAAACAAAGCCAGCGAACTGGAAGGATGAGCAGACGTGGATATGGCGGAACTCAGCGGCAAGCGAATTGTGATTGCGGGTGGTAGCGGATTTCTGGGAATCTCGATGGCGGAGAGCTTCTCGGCCGCTGGGGCCGAGGTAGCGATTCTATCGAGGTCGGCTCCGCTGGTGACTGGTAGCTGGACTCACGAAGTTTGGGATGCTCGGTCGCTGGGCTCGTGGGTTGATCTGCTCGCTGGTGCCGATGCGGTGGTGAATTTGACGGGACGAACCGTCAATTGCATTAAAACTCCAGACCACCAGGACGAGATCCTGCGTTCGCGAGTCGAATCGACGCGGGTGCTTGGCGAAGCGATGCGGGCTGTCGACTCGCCGCCTCCGACATGGGTCCAGATGAGTACGGCTCACATCTACGGCGATCCGCCGACGTTGGTCTGCAACGAGGACTCGGCCGAAGGAATCGGCTTCGCGCCGACAATCGCTCGGGCTTGGGAGTGTGCGTTTGAGGAGAGCAAATTGCCCAACGATCATAAACACGCTCAGCGTGGCGTGGTGATGCGGACCAGTTTTGTTGTCGGTCGTGATCGTGGTGGGGGAGGCGGGGCGCTCGCGACGCTAAGGCTAATCGCGAAGTTGGGTTTGGGCGGACGTGCTGGCAAAGGATTGCAGGGGATGTCTTGGATCCACGAAGACGATTTGAACGCGATCATTGCTCGGGCAATTGTCGATGATTTGATGACGGGGGCGTACATCGTTTCATCGCCCAACCCGATGTCCCAGGTGGACTTCATGCGGACGCTTCGCAAAGTCATCGGGATGCCGATCGGTTTGCCAGCGACCGAGTGGATGGTCCGCATCGGTGCTCCGTTGTTCTTGCGAACCGATCCAGAACTGGTGCTCTATGGTCGTTACGTATTGCCGAAGCGATTGATGGACGAAGGGTTCGAGTTTCAATTCGCAGAACTTGAGCCGGCACTGAGGGATTTGTGTGATCGCCGTGATTGACATCAGGGCGAACCTGACTGATTCGACAGGTAACAATCTGGTACGCTCCTTGGGTATCACCGGATCATCAGTTTGATTTGGATTGACCCAACTTTATTCGCGAAGTGAGACTTGAACGTGTCGAAATGCGAAGCAACCGTTTGCGACAAAACGACCCAGAGGATGTCGATGACGACTGACAATCGCGTCACGAAAGATCGCATTGTGATAAGACCCAACGTGCTGTTCGTGTGCAGCAAGAACCAATGGCGGAGTCCCACGGCGGAAGCGATCTATCGTAACGACGATCGCATTTCGGTTCGTTCACGCGGCACGTCGAGGTCCGCCGTGCAAACGATTCGAGCGAGTGACATCGTTTGGGCAGACGCGGTTTTGGTGATGGAAGTCAAACACCAACAGCGAATCCTGGCGGACTTTCCCGGTGAGTCGAAGTTCAAGCCGCTGCATGTGCTGGACATACCCGACGACTACCAGTTCATGGATAACGAATTGGTCGAGTTGATCAAGTCGGCGGCGGAGATGATTTTGGACGAGTTGGCGGAAGCGATTTAGGCGGCTTCGCAAACCTTCACTGCCCCGGCTTGCTGGAGTGCAAGGAATCGGCCTTGCGTGAGAACCGATTACGGACGTAAACTGTTTACATCTGTCATCGAAAAAGGAAAAACTCATGCAGTTATCAGACGCGGAATGGATTGTGATGAATCTCGTCTGGGATTCGCAGCCGACCGAGGCCAGCGATGTGATCGCGGCGTTGGGTGCGGCAAACGAGTGGTCCGACGCAACCGTCAAAACCATGCTTCATCGGCTGGTGAAAAAGGGTGCTTTGACCACTGAGCCAATTGGCAAGAAGTACCGCTACACCGCCGCCGTGAGACGGAGTGCCTGTGTCCGTAAAGCGAGTCGCTCGTTTTTGGATCGTGTGTTCGGTGGCGACGCGGCACCAGCACTCTTGCATCTGGTGAAAACCTCCAAGCTGAGCGAAGACGAGCTGTATCAGCTTCGCGAACTTCTACATAGCAAATCGAAAAACTCTCAGAATAAAGGATCAAAGGAATGATTGACCAAATTGCCGAACTGTGTTGTGAGGTTCTTGCCTTAGTGTTCCTGGCAAGCTGGCGTACGTTGCCCATTTTTTTATTGGTTGCAGTCTTGACGCTGGTGATCCGCAAACGAGTCCCCGCGCGTTACCTGTGCTGGCTTTGGCTCATCGTGATCGCAAGACTGTTGTTGCCTTGGTCTGTCGAGTCGACGGTTGCGATCAGTTCCGTCGCTGACAAACCTTCACAAACGCTGATATCAAGCGAGGAAGAAGTCGCGGTGGATTCGCGTGGCTTCGATACGTTCACCTACGAAGATAACCATGGGGAGTCCGTGACGGTTGCACTCCTGCCAGCCGACGCGACTGCGGAGGAACAGGCTGAGGCGGATGCCTATGTGGCGAAGATCACTGCCGAGGAATTGGCTTTGCTTGCGTCGTCCGCAGCGCAGCAACCATTCCATCAAGTGGACGCTGGGGAGTCTTGGTTTGAAATGATGGAACCCTTTCTGGTACTAGCTTCCTACTTGATCGTTCTTGGCCTGCCAGCCGTCGCGATTGTGCTGCTCTTCCGCAACGTCCTGTCCCATGTTTGTTTCGCTTGGAAATTGCGGTCGCTGCCGTTGGTAACCGATCGAGCGACCATTGATTGCCTACTGCGAGTCTGTGATGAGCTTGGTGCGGGACGACGCCCTAGGCTCAAAGAAGTCGCGTCGCTTCACGCCCCGGCGATGTTTGGTCTGTTTCGGCCGATCGTGTGCCTCCCGGCGGGCTGGCAAGAAGAGTTGACAATGCAGCAGCTTGAATGGGTGTTTCGTCACGAGGTCGCGCACGTCAAGGGTCGCGACGGCTTGTTGTTGTCGATGGCAACCTTGGTGAAATCAGTTCACTGGTTCAATCCCTTATCGTGGATCGCGGTTAATAAGCTACAACACAGCATGGAGCGAGCCGCTGATGAACTAGCAACGCTTCATTTGAATGAGACGCAGATTCGCGAGTATGGCGAACTGCTGCTTCGATTCGCTGCCGGCCAACCATCTCTGCGCAAGCAGCCGACCGTAGGACTGCTCGCGATGGCCGCGCCAAAAAATCTCCAGCGACGCATCGAGTCACTGGGGTCACCGATTCGAAGCAGAACGTGGCTTCGAGGCTTGATGGCGGCGCCCGTGATTGGCTTGGTTGCCGTATCGGGCCTGACAGACGCGGGGCCGATCGACACGCCGGAGGTCGCACCGCAGCAGGTGCCGAATTTCGAGAATACGACAGCCCAGTGGCAGCGACAGTTGACAACAGACGCAATTGTCGCTCAACCCGGAGACCGGACGCCCTTAAAGGTTAAGCGTGAAGAGTCGAAGCGAAGCGTTGCGATCAATGTCGAAAAAGCACTTCAAAAAGCGAAGGAACTACAGCCCGGCATTGATGCCCAGAAGTTCGTCATGACTTACTTCACATCTCCTTTGGTGCCGGCAGAGCAACGTGCGGAGACAAAAATCATTGACGGTGTCGTGACCGTCGAGCTGACGAAACAAAAAGAAGCATTAGTGAGGCAACGACTTTCGGGATTCGAACAGTCAGGTCCGTGGCAGATCGTCACCGAGCTAAGACTCATCAACACAAATATTCGCCTGCTCGATCAATTTGATTGGTCGACGTCGGATTCGACTGCTCGCTTGCGCCGTCTCGATCGCTCGCCTGTCTTGGACGACCCTGAACAGTGGGCAGAAGCGACGTTCTCGCTCAATGCGGTGGGTTGGCCTCCGACAACCTACGATGATAATATGGTCGAACAAGCGGTTTCCATCCCCATTCGCGTTACCAAGATCAGTCGCTTGCAAAGCGCGAGATTCATGCACCAAGTGCAAAAAGATAATCGGTCGAACCTTATGATTGCTCCGAAATTCACAATGTTTAATGGTCAGTGTGGAGTGATCAGCGATATGGTGCAACGTCCATTTGTCACCGATGTGTTTGAAATTCCTGGCAACAAAGCGACTGCGTTACAACCGAAAATTTCCGTATTCGAAGATGGTTGGAAATTCTTGGTGAAACCAACAGTCACTGCGGAAGAAGAGGTGAATTTGAAAATGGTGTTCACTCATGCGAGCATCGACGGAGTGAAACTAGCGAACTTACCTAATGGACGCGGCAACGATCCGGAAGATCGGGTGACCATCCAAGTGCCAACGGTCAAGTCAGATTCGATCGCTGTGGAGAGTATCTTGAATGAGTCGGAAACCTTGCTAGTATTTTCACCAAAACCCTATTCAAACGAATCGGACGCCGAGCAAGTCAGACGCGATGATGGCATGGGCCAGGTGTTCATGATCCGGACGCGTTTGATTTCGGATAGCGAATACTTAAAAAGCTTTGTTCCAGCGACCGCATCAACGCTGGAGTCGGAATCAGACGAGTAGATCGTTTAGTGCAGGTCGATTAATGCGATCAAGAGTGTGTTCCTACTCTCTCGTGACTCCTTGCGGTGTTGACTGTTGGCGACCAGCGCGAGGATAGGCAATCGAAAAACCTACGGCGTTGTAGCGAGTCAGATGCATGGGACCTTCGCCAATCGGTTCCGCAGTGTTCCGCACGACATAGGTGCCGACGTAACAGTCACGAAGCGATTGTTGTTCCGTGTCAGCACCCAGCCAAATCAAGTCGATTACGAGGTTAAAC from Novipirellula artificiosorum encodes the following:
- a CDS encoding HNH endonuclease; the protein is MCSCRSATAGSRDFFSCCAYCQTAESLTVTTFEIEHIVPISIGGSTEYQNLCLACPACNRFKSNRTRGITDAGHEADLFHPQRENWLEHFDWSVDGTVVVGLTEVAEATIRTLRINGPQVVEVRSLWVDAGRHPPK
- a CDS encoding epimerase, coding for MAELSGKRIVIAGGSGFLGISMAESFSAAGAEVAILSRSAPLVTGSWTHEVWDARSLGSWVDLLAGADAVVNLTGRTVNCIKTPDHQDEILRSRVESTRVLGEAMRAVDSPPPTWVQMSTAHIYGDPPTLVCNEDSAEGIGFAPTIARAWECAFEESKLPNDHKHAQRGVVMRTSFVVGRDRGGGGGALATLRLIAKLGLGGRAGKGLQGMSWIHEDDLNAIIARAIVDDLMTGAYIVSSPNPMSQVDFMRTLRKVIGMPIGLPATEWMVRIGAPLFLRTDPELVLYGRYVLPKRLMDEGFEFQFAELEPALRDLCDRRD
- a CDS encoding low molecular weight protein tyrosine phosphatase family protein, encoding MTTDNRVTKDRIVIRPNVLFVCSKNQWRSPTAEAIYRNDDRISVRSRGTSRSAVQTIRASDIVWADAVLVMEVKHQQRILADFPGESKFKPLHVLDIPDDYQFMDNELVELIKSAAEMILDELAEAI
- a CDS encoding BlaI/MecI/CopY family transcriptional regulator, producing the protein MQLSDAEWIVMNLVWDSQPTEASDVIAALGAANEWSDATVKTMLHRLVKKGALTTEPIGKKYRYTAAVRRSACVRKASRSFLDRVFGGDAAPALLHLVKTSKLSEDELYQLRELLHSKSKNSQNKGSKE
- a CDS encoding M56 family metallopeptidase; the protein is MIDQIAELCCEVLALVFLASWRTLPIFLLVAVLTLVIRKRVPARYLCWLWLIVIARLLLPWSVESTVAISSVADKPSQTLISSEEEVAVDSRGFDTFTYEDNHGESVTVALLPADATAEEQAEADAYVAKITAEELALLASSAAQQPFHQVDAGESWFEMMEPFLVLASYLIVLGLPAVAIVLLFRNVLSHVCFAWKLRSLPLVTDRATIDCLLRVCDELGAGRRPRLKEVASLHAPAMFGLFRPIVCLPAGWQEELTMQQLEWVFRHEVAHVKGRDGLLLSMATLVKSVHWFNPLSWIAVNKLQHSMERAADELATLHLNETQIREYGELLLRFAAGQPSLRKQPTVGLLAMAAPKNLQRRIESLGSPIRSRTWLRGLMAAPVIGLVAVSGLTDAGPIDTPEVAPQQVPNFENTTAQWQRQLTTDAIVAQPGDRTPLKVKREESKRSVAINVEKALQKAKELQPGIDAQKFVMTYFTSPLVPAEQRAETKIIDGVVTVELTKQKEALVRQRLSGFEQSGPWQIVTELRLINTNIRLLDQFDWSTSDSTARLRRLDRSPVLDDPEQWAEATFSLNAVGWPPTTYDDNMVEQAVSIPIRVTKISRLQSARFMHQVQKDNRSNLMIAPKFTMFNGQCGVISDMVQRPFVTDVFEIPGNKATALQPKISVFEDGWKFLVKPTVTAEEEVNLKMVFTHASIDGVKLANLPNGRGNDPEDRVTIQVPTVKSDSIAVESILNESETLLVFSPKPYSNESDAEQVRRDDGMGQVFMIRTRLISDSEYLKSFVPATASTLESESDE